In the Candidatus Margulisiibacteriota bacterium genome, one interval contains:
- a CDS encoding response regulator, giving the protein MKILNYIIQPVIFVIAVPCGIITSWVGVTVAVFEDIILTIKKEYVEHTKYPEWSKKQLAIHKNSREKSLKELVYADENILNEDLKLPPLPLSILMGILSSIAAYPIYLFMAVIYSPMKMHHLINEKLSFKNKPMFKKIKRSKLPTIMVVEDEIDMSNYVCSIIENTKKYNVVKAFNGKDALAMIKANSRFMGYARNRIKCVIMDIKMPEMTGLEFLKELRKKEYYPTIMPAIVLSAYEDADKWLEATSTDSGYVCHYIRKPLDKKHFLETLERIFAGEMHYMIEETRKQSYEKIHELNRES; this is encoded by the coding sequence ATGAAAATACTAAACTATATTATACAGCCGGTTATTTTTGTGATTGCGGTTCCGTGTGGAATCATCACCAGCTGGGTGGGAGTAACCGTTGCGGTTTTCGAAGATATAATTCTGACCATCAAAAAAGAATATGTGGAACACACCAAGTATCCTGAGTGGAGCAAAAAGCAGCTGGCTATACATAAGAACTCCAGGGAAAAAAGCTTAAAGGAACTGGTTTACGCTGACGAAAATATATTGAATGAAGATCTGAAACTGCCCCCTTTGCCGTTGTCTATATTAATGGGAATTTTGTCATCAATAGCGGCCTACCCTATATATTTATTTATGGCTGTAATATACAGCCCGATGAAAATGCATCACTTAATTAATGAAAAGCTTTCTTTTAAAAATAAGCCTATGTTTAAAAAAATAAAAAGAAGCAAACTACCAACGATTATGGTAGTGGAAGACGAAATCGATATGTCCAATTATGTGTGCTCAATAATTGAAAACACTAAAAAATATAATGTGGTCAAGGCATTTAACGGAAAAGACGCGCTGGCTATGATCAAGGCAAACTCAAGATTTATGGGTTATGCCCGAAACAGGATAAAGTGCGTAATCATGGATATAAAAATGCCGGAAATGACCGGGCTGGAGTTTTTGAAGGAACTGAGAAAAAAAGAATACTACCCTACTATTATGCCGGCCATTGTGCTGAGCGCCTATGAGGACGCGGACAAATGGCTGGAAGCAACCAGCACGGACAGCGGTTATGTGTGCCATTACATCAGAAAACCGCTGGACAAGAAACACTTTCTGGAAACCCTGGAAAGAATATTCGCAGGGGAAATGCATTATATGATAGAAGAAACCAGAAAGCAGTCCTATGAGAAGATACATGAGTTGAATCGTGAATCGTGA